A section of the Pseudanabaena mucicola str. Chao 1806 genome encodes:
- a CDS encoding PhoX family protein, whose product MTIKRRDFLTFLGGMGGAMLFDAVPHNPNIPRFSMPFMGSDSSGQAFAANSSKLSFKPIKGVMPLVTDAIAPSQQSQAYKNVEVVDDLVLPEGFVYDVIAAWGDPVGDSRFGYNNDYLSLIETSNNEGYLTINFEYISSVPWEQTYEKVLGKSLPFSEVDAALKALDKKDIDAWKLDDSDPLKEKIALISKEALIDLGIGVISLRRNPDGKWVRTNSEADRRVTGISGLEDGRYLKSTGPAAAIFRKEKGLGYTDKLGDRIIGTFNNCAGGTSPWGTVFSAEENYQNFVPEPVMPDGTSFSPSKKKFTKDDGELVGVANVFGLAGNKYGWMVEIDPANPNDYGTKHTWLGRFRHEAVGIRAEAGKPLVFYSGCDRRGGHLYKFVSTGIVKDPKDKANSKLLESGMLYAAKFNADGTGSWIALKSSTAINPHKLEVLAGKMLTLPQRPEGGIFKATKEEEIADFKSKFKTLGDLYTGSDREKQGAILIDAHYAANAVGATCTARPEDTKIAPDGSLYIAFTSGSISSSDGSPDLRIFKGADGKAYEYGWIMRLNEDANKPEVMNFKWSMVATGGEPAEGGLGFANPDNLAIDRGGNIWMVTDISTDKYNLAIPNRQDKSGKPVSQSNLRGLYGNSSIWFMPTSGENLGKAYLFGFGPMECETTGPFFSRDQQTLFLSVQHPGEVKGIRKDMAFESRKFAMRTTNGKEFTQTRKVPIGSNWPSRKPNDSPKPAVVAIRKIDNTAI is encoded by the coding sequence ATGACGATCAAACGTAGAGACTTCCTAACTTTCTTAGGTGGTATGGGCGGAGCGATGCTATTTGATGCAGTTCCTCACAATCCTAATATCCCTAGATTCTCCATGCCCTTTATGGGTTCTGATTCAAGTGGTCAGGCTTTCGCAGCAAACTCATCTAAACTGAGCTTCAAACCAATTAAGGGTGTGATGCCATTAGTTACAGATGCGATCGCACCATCACAGCAGAGTCAAGCTTACAAAAATGTGGAAGTAGTTGACGATCTCGTTTTACCTGAAGGCTTTGTCTATGATGTAATTGCTGCATGGGGCGATCCTGTTGGCGATTCGAGGTTTGGCTATAACAACGACTATCTTTCCCTAATCGAAACTAGCAATAACGAAGGCTATTTAACCATCAATTTTGAATATATTAGTAGCGTTCCTTGGGAACAAACCTACGAGAAGGTGCTTGGGAAGTCTTTACCGTTTAGTGAAGTTGATGCGGCTCTGAAAGCACTAGATAAAAAAGATATTGATGCTTGGAAGTTGGATGATAGTGATCCGCTCAAAGAAAAGATTGCTTTAATTTCTAAGGAAGCCTTAATTGATCTTGGTATTGGTGTAATTTCATTGCGCCGCAATCCTGATGGTAAATGGGTACGCACTAATTCCGAAGCCGATCGCCGTGTCACTGGGATATCTGGTTTGGAGGATGGACGCTATCTCAAGTCAACTGGTCCTGCCGCAGCCATTTTTCGCAAAGAGAAAGGCTTGGGCTATACCGATAAATTAGGCGATCGCATTATTGGCACATTCAATAACTGTGCAGGCGGTACGTCTCCTTGGGGAACAGTCTTTAGCGCAGAAGAGAACTATCAAAACTTCGTACCAGAGCCAGTCATGCCCGATGGTACTTCCTTCTCTCCTAGCAAGAAGAAATTTACCAAAGATGACGGTGAACTGGTCGGCGTTGCCAATGTGTTTGGTCTAGCAGGCAATAAGTATGGCTGGATGGTCGAAATTGATCCTGCTAATCCCAATGACTACGGCACTAAGCACACATGGTTAGGACGCTTCCGCCATGAAGCGGTTGGTATTCGCGCTGAAGCAGGTAAACCATTAGTGTTCTATTCTGGTTGCGATCGCCGAGGTGGACATCTTTATAAATTTGTTAGCACAGGCATTGTCAAAGATCCCAAAGATAAAGCGAACTCTAAACTTTTAGAATCAGGAATGCTCTATGCTGCCAAGTTTAATGCTGATGGCACAGGTAGCTGGATTGCGCTAAAATCCTCGACAGCGATTAATCCGCATAAACTAGAAGTTCTTGCTGGGAAGATGCTGACACTGCCTCAACGTCCTGAAGGTGGCATTTTCAAGGCAACCAAAGAAGAAGAGATTGCAGATTTTAAATCTAAGTTTAAGACTTTAGGCGATCTGTATACGGGTAGCGATCGCGAGAAGCAAGGCGCAATTCTGATCGATGCCCACTACGCTGCTAATGCTGTTGGAGCAACCTGTACTGCTCGCCCCGAAGATACAAAAATTGCCCCCGATGGTTCTCTATATATTGCCTTTACCTCTGGTTCCATAAGTTCCAGTGATGGTAGTCCCGATCTACGCATTTTTAAAGGAGCCGATGGTAAAGCTTACGAATATGGCTGGATCATGCGTCTTAACGAGGATGCAAATAAGCCTGAAGTCATGAATTTTAAATGGTCGATGGTGGCTACAGGGGGTGAACCTGCTGAGGGTGGTCTAGGTTTTGCTAATCCAGACAATTTAGCAATTGATCGCGGTGGCAATATCTGGATGGTTACAGATATTTCTACCGACAAATACAATCTCGCTATCCCCAATCGTCAAGATAAGTCTGGTAAGCCTGTGAGCCAATCCAATTTACGCGGGCTTTATGGCAATAGTTCGATTTGGTTTATGCCAACATCTGGTGAAAACTTGGGCAAGGCTTACTTATTTGGCTTTGGACCAATGGAATGCGAAACTACTGGTCCATTCTTCTCCCGCGATCAGCAGACACTTTTTCTATCGGTACAACACCCAGGAGAAGTGAAAGGCATTCGTAAGGACATGGCATTCGAGTCACGCAAATTTGCGATGCGAACCACAAACGGTAAAGAGTTTACGCAAACTCGCAAAGTCCCCATCGGTTCCAACTGGCCCTCACGTAAGCCCAATGATTCACCAAAGCCTGCGGTAGTCGCCATTCGCAAGATTGATAACACTGCGATCTAA
- a CDS encoding type II toxin-antitoxin system PemK/MazF family toxin — translation MAASSDYRLGSIWLVSFDPSIGTEIRKTRPAVIISGTAFNQRSKVTVLPITSANPSDRLLPVIAPLVPSINNGLSSNSLVVCIDPMTFDKRRLIQCLGQVEANQLQEIQQILVRYLEL, via the coding sequence ATGGCAGCAAGCAGCGATTATCGATTGGGAAGTATCTGGCTAGTAAGTTTCGATCCTTCAATTGGTACAGAAATTCGCAAAACTCGTCCTGCGGTGATTATCTCTGGAACTGCTTTTAATCAGCGTAGTAAGGTAACTGTGTTACCGATTACTTCTGCTAATCCTAGCGATCGCCTGCTTCCAGTGATTGCGCCTTTGGTTCCTTCTATTAATAATGGTCTTAGCAGTAATAGTTTAGTTGTCTGTATCGATCCGATGACTTTTGATAAACGTAGGTTGATTCAATGTCTTGGTCAAGTAGAAGCGAATCAATTGCAAGAGATACAACAGATTTTGGTTAGGTATTTAGAACTTTAA
- a CDS encoding AAA family ATPase produces the protein MSIDGKRSTQGDEYQLRVALHWLIRLLDCDSIDGIQVNSTGVTGQNYLVSVDDVVVLYKDGSACFIQAKKNQTDYKSWTFSDKTLKEELQKARNQLETRENAEVCFYSRSPFGELKALVENCNNFPDYSAFQRNKNQKQIDALKNFATIIQRSEELTFNLTRRITFGATHEFEDWDRLNLEALDRIVPRAETVKVILERYLSKHEASLKSSTYIITRQDILDELNRHDISPTPKRTESEICTAFKSASRIGRNWLCTIDGKKIPRAELSRLVELIKQDSQTILLTDRAGSGKTCLLLDLADELERIDSVYGLLFIKGDQFTEINCEQDLVDRGLPEDIVGQCTRLSVIRHVVVVIDSLDVLSLGRQHSALKVFLGLIDRLEKVKNVTVIAACRNFDLQYDPLLRGRTWSETIHIQPLDFETVVKPFLIDWGIDPSTLSTKLCKLLQIPQHLRIYEKLAKLGKGLSPATDYELYNSFLEEVIVKNPLLGDRAMIALQNMADHLVQKRSLSCSKVIFSDGEEIVRHLISQEVLWEKDEGVLAFSHQTLLDCLIVRSSIAKEKSLAEFILAHPPLHFIRPSVRAFFFYLRAYEPDIFRRQVWQVLDNNEIAYHFKRLICESIAEIVPVKEDWLLLLRIFNQHPDLFRRLLERIGQNTWFDFLSKEWLAAAKASEKREDWLHQFCWKLGIWVNDYPQEVISLWQEAVNSEWINNQGLIRAISNGLDKFKAWNTEGVKELLQSLVKAEDIGTENHSPLGKVLSRWVQTVNYGDELLWQYITRSLSSDDISQRGIEHQLHCDSHDFHHPDFLEERLKQSDELLNLVLRSVEVWSNDHYENKYEATRLKTGFLWNTSWRYKHNKHEHYYADDLNILIESVEKALKYRSLSNDEWWKVNEPQLGITSDAAFRYLVIESYKENVQDNIVGIERQLQDDKLLNCCDLNYTLGELMQIAYPYISGSAQTNNQNIILKLCGDPPFDMDESKRLSWISWKNRKIYDLLIRIPSIFRTTETQSHINKWQNCFNYNEPLPNIHSHSWTGISPVSKEDFLKLSDESIFRLLHYYDQFPDEDSFDFNYTRVGGLSSLKNPLSEASSLHPIRFLDLLPRFAEDSLHQMYIHSIIDGIANHLRCRFGNLSLNSGDGWKPIDPLPDGTMLAAKLLNLLERYPTIWNDIRTVSNALKACCDVLEDTESSERLTLLLFWIRSKIPDHEKNINSNSETDLVSRFLNSSLGIAAESSIKLCNCLLEKDQPLPELLPHLLHSFARDSTIYPRIPILEQMPFLLYKFSNLGWQLLAEVFQESQPTLWKYAERSLYNQYQSQFHKVAPYLDRLMKEGMEYAGDTWGRISTLASLSGHISQEELFDSLEKSNNSNAWKGATQVFAANLNKSEHREVCHSGLISILKQKDLSDEVIREIDQCFDKEANRGFIRHDLVSAFLNALSISVGSHDIFKFLEWLGRESRYNPLLYLEIIETLVGKLEEKLQSRQIWHTEPLIVALNEILREADESDDPKIIHRAINLQDHFLRLGINGIEDMIAKAEQS, from the coding sequence ATGAGCATAGATGGAAAACGATCAACTCAAGGTGACGAGTATCAATTGCGTGTAGCTCTACATTGGCTAATCCGCCTTTTGGATTGTGATTCTATTGATGGTATTCAAGTTAACTCAACGGGTGTCACGGGGCAAAATTATTTAGTTTCAGTTGACGATGTAGTTGTTCTTTATAAAGATGGATCGGCTTGTTTTATACAAGCAAAAAAGAATCAGACTGACTATAAATCTTGGACTTTCTCTGATAAAACCTTGAAAGAAGAGTTACAGAAAGCTCGCAATCAGCTAGAAACTCGCGAAAACGCAGAAGTTTGTTTTTACTCTAGATCACCTTTTGGAGAATTAAAAGCACTTGTTGAAAACTGTAATAACTTTCCTGATTACTCAGCATTCCAGCGAAACAAAAATCAAAAGCAAATTGATGCATTGAAAAATTTTGCAACCATCATACAACGCTCGGAAGAATTAACTTTCAACCTCACCCGTAGAATCACATTTGGCGCAACTCATGAATTTGAGGATTGGGATCGATTAAATTTGGAAGCCCTTGATCGAATTGTACCTCGTGCAGAAACAGTTAAAGTTATTCTTGAGAGATATCTAAGCAAACACGAAGCAAGCCTAAAAAGCTCCACATATATCATTACTCGCCAAGATATTTTGGACGAATTAAATCGTCATGATATTAGTCCAACCCCTAAACGTACTGAATCGGAAATCTGTACTGCATTTAAATCTGCTTCGAGAATTGGTCGTAATTGGTTATGTACAATAGATGGCAAAAAGATTCCTCGTGCCGAATTATCTCGTCTTGTTGAACTTATTAAGCAAGACAGTCAAACAATTTTGCTAACTGATCGCGCAGGAAGTGGCAAAACTTGCTTGCTGCTTGATTTAGCAGATGAACTTGAAAGGATAGACTCTGTATATGGACTACTTTTTATAAAGGGCGATCAGTTTACAGAAATAAATTGCGAACAAGATTTGGTAGATAGAGGATTACCAGAAGACATTGTTGGACAATGCACTCGGTTGTCTGTCATTCGCCATGTTGTTGTTGTTATTGATTCCCTTGATGTCCTTTCATTAGGTCGTCAACATAGTGCGCTCAAAGTATTTCTAGGATTGATAGACCGACTCGAAAAAGTTAAGAATGTTACGGTTATTGCTGCCTGTCGAAATTTTGATTTACAGTACGATCCTTTGCTAAGGGGACGTACATGGTCTGAGACCATCCACATTCAACCACTGGATTTTGAGACTGTTGTAAAACCATTTCTAATTGATTGGGGCATAGATCCTTCTACCCTTAGTACTAAACTTTGCAAATTACTGCAAATACCTCAACATTTGCGAATTTATGAAAAACTAGCAAAGCTTGGGAAGGGACTGAGTCCCGCAACAGATTACGAGCTTTATAACAGTTTCTTAGAAGAAGTCATTGTTAAAAATCCGTTGTTAGGAGACAGAGCTATGATTGCTCTACAAAATATGGCTGATCACCTAGTACAAAAGCGCAGTCTATCTTGTAGCAAGGTCATTTTTAGTGATGGAGAAGAAATAGTTAGACATCTTATTAGCCAAGAGGTATTGTGGGAAAAAGATGAAGGTGTCTTGGCTTTTAGTCATCAAACTTTGTTGGATTGTTTAATTGTTCGTTCTTCGATAGCTAAGGAAAAAAGTTTAGCTGAATTCATTCTCGCTCATCCTCCCCTTCATTTTATCCGTCCATCAGTTCGAGCTTTTTTCTTTTACTTACGTGCTTACGAGCCAGACATATTCAGAAGACAAGTATGGCAAGTGTTAGACAATAATGAAATCGCTTATCACTTCAAACGTCTAATTTGTGAATCTATTGCTGAAATTGTTCCTGTAAAGGAAGATTGGCTATTGCTCCTTAGAATTTTTAATCAGCATCCTGATCTGTTTCGGCGACTTTTAGAAAGAATAGGGCAGAATACTTGGTTTGATTTTCTCAGTAAAGAATGGCTAGCGGCTGCAAAAGCTTCGGAAAAACGAGAAGATTGGTTGCATCAATTCTGTTGGAAATTGGGAATATGGGTGAACGATTACCCACAAGAAGTTATATCCTTATGGCAGGAAGCAGTCAATTCTGAGTGGATAAACAATCAAGGTCTTATTCGGGCTATAAGCAATGGATTAGATAAATTTAAGGCATGGAATACTGAAGGTGTAAAAGAACTCCTCCAGTCACTCGTTAAAGCTGAAGATATTGGCACTGAAAATCACAGCCCTCTCGGTAAAGTCCTTAGCCGATGGGTACAGACTGTCAACTATGGGGATGAACTTTTATGGCAATACATTACTAGAAGTTTATCTTCTGATGACATATCCCAGAGAGGTATCGAACACCAACTACATTGTGACTCTCACGACTTTCATCACCCTGATTTTCTGGAGGAACGCTTAAAACAATCTGATGAACTTCTAAATTTAGTATTGAGGAGTGTTGAGGTTTGGAGTAATGATCATTATGAGAACAAATATGAGGCGACACGTTTAAAAACAGGCTTCTTATGGAATACATCTTGGAGATATAAACATAACAAGCATGAGCATTACTATGCAGACGATCTCAACATTTTGATTGAGAGTGTGGAAAAAGCTCTAAAATATCGATCTCTTAGTAATGATGAGTGGTGGAAAGTAAATGAACCACAACTAGGCATTACTTCAGATGCAGCCTTTCGTTATCTTGTTATTGAGTCGTACAAAGAAAATGTTCAGGATAATATTGTTGGAATAGAGCGCCAATTACAAGATGATAAACTGCTAAATTGCTGTGATCTCAACTATACATTGGGTGAGCTAATGCAAATAGCTTATCCATACATTTCAGGTTCGGCACAGACCAACAATCAAAATATAATTTTGAAACTATGCGGCGATCCACCTTTTGATATGGATGAATCCAAGCGTTTAAGCTGGATTTCATGGAAGAACCGCAAAATTTACGATCTTCTAATTCGTATTCCATCTATTTTTAGAACAACAGAAACACAATCACATATCAATAAATGGCAGAATTGCTTTAATTACAACGAACCTTTACCTAATATTCATTCTCATAGCTGGACAGGAATCTCACCAGTTTCCAAAGAAGATTTTCTCAAGCTTTCTGATGAATCTATTTTTCGTTTACTACATTATTATGACCAGTTCCCTGATGAAGACTCTTTTGACTTTAATTACACAAGAGTTGGGGGATTAAGCTCTCTTAAAAATCCCTTGAGTGAGGCTAGCTCTCTACATCCCATCCGCTTTCTAGACTTACTCCCACGTTTTGCAGAAGATAGTCTGCATCAGATGTATATACATTCTATAATCGATGGAATAGCAAATCATCTGCGCTGCCGTTTTGGTAACCTCAGCCTCAACTCAGGAGATGGATGGAAACCGATAGATCCCCTTCCTGACGGAACAATGCTTGCAGCTAAGTTACTAAATTTGCTAGAAAGATATCCGACAATTTGGAATGATATTCGGACAGTCAGCAATGCCTTAAAAGCTTGTTGTGATGTACTTGAAGATACTGAGTCATCTGAACGTTTAACATTACTGCTCTTCTGGATTCGATCTAAAATCCCAGATCATGAAAAAAACATAAACTCCAATAGTGAAACAGATCTCGTTTCTCGTTTCCTCAATTCATCACTAGGGATTGCAGCCGAAAGTTCAATAAAACTTTGCAATTGCTTGTTAGAAAAAGATCAGCCCCTACCTGAGTTGCTTCCACATTTACTCCATAGCTTTGCTCGTGATTCAACAATTTATCCACGAATTCCTATTCTTGAACAGATGCCTTTCCTATTGTATAAATTTTCCAATCTCGGATGGCAATTGCTAGCTGAAGTTTTTCAAGAGTCTCAACCAACTTTATGGAAATATGCAGAAAGATCCTTGTACAATCAGTATCAATCACAATTTCATAAAGTTGCTCCATATTTAGACCGTCTTATGAAAGAAGGTATGGAATATGCAGGCGATACATGGGGACGTATTTCCACACTAGCAAGTCTGTCAGGACATATCAGTCAAGAAGAATTATTTGACTCCTTAGAAAAATCAAATAACTCTAATGCGTGGAAGGGGGCTACCCAAGTATTTGCTGCCAACTTAAATAAAAGTGAACATAGAGAAGTGTGTCATTCTGGATTGATCTCTATCTTGAAACAAAAAGATTTATCAGATGAAGTCATCAGAGAGATTGACCAATGTTTTGATAAAGAAGCAAATAGAGGATTTATTCGGCACGATCTTGTTTCAGCATTTCTTAATGCCCTTTCCATATCCGTAGGTAGTCATGATATTTTTAAGTTCCTCGAATGGTTAGGTCGTGAATCTCGTTATAATCCACTACTTTATCTAGAAATTATTGAAACTCTCGTTGGTAAACTTGAGGAAAAGCTGCAATCACGTCAAATATGGCATACCGAGCCATTGATCGTAGCTCTAAATGAAATTTTGCGTGAGGCAGATGAATCAGACGATCCTAAGATTATTCATCGTGCGATTAATTTACAAGACCATTTTCTTCGGCTAGGCATCAATGGTATTGAGGACATGATTGCAAAAGCTGAGCAAAGTTAA
- a CDS encoding DUF3800 domain-containing protein — translation MSQEYLIYCDESIDNGKYFSNFYGGVLVRSSDLDQVRKILQDRKIELNLLKEAKWSKVTDQYLSKYLGLMETFFDLVEANKIKTRIMFTQNSIVAKSLRSEQLENEYFLLYYQFVKHAFGLQYSNPTNLPIQVRLYFDDLPDTREKVASFKAYIAGLNHFRQFEDANIKISLNQIAEVKSHDHAIMQCLDIVLGSMQFRLNDKHKEKPEGSRFRGKRTIAKEKLYKYISQCIRKIYPNFNIGVSTARSDVRNSWLHPYRHWLFKPREHEIDVSKTK, via the coding sequence TTGTCTCAAGAATATTTAATCTATTGCGATGAATCAATTGATAATGGCAAATATTTCTCTAATTTTTATGGTGGTGTCTTAGTACGTTCTTCGGACTTGGATCAAGTGCGAAAAATTTTGCAGGATCGGAAAATAGAACTAAATTTATTGAAAGAAGCAAAATGGTCAAAGGTTACAGATCAATATTTAAGTAAATATCTGGGGCTGATGGAAACATTTTTTGACCTAGTGGAAGCGAATAAAATTAAGACTAGGATTATGTTTACCCAAAATAGCATTGTTGCTAAAAGCTTACGTTCTGAACAATTAGAGAATGAATATTTTTTGCTGTATTATCAGTTTGTAAAACACGCTTTTGGTTTGCAATATTCTAATCCAACAAATTTACCTATTCAAGTTAGGCTCTATTTTGATGATTTGCCTGACACTAGAGAGAAGGTTGCAAGTTTTAAGGCGTATATTGCTGGGCTAAATCACTTTCGTCAATTTGAGGATGCAAATATTAAAATCTCGTTGAATCAAATAGCTGAAGTAAAGTCTCATGATCACGCAATTATGCAGTGTTTAGATATAGTTTTAGGCTCAATGCAGTTTCGGCTAAATGATAAGCATAAGGAAAAGCCAGAAGGTTCAAGGTTTCGGGGTAAGAGAACCATTGCAAAGGAAAAGCTATATAAGTACATTAGTCAGTGCATTCGTAAAATATATCCAAACTTTAATATTGGGGTGAGTACGGCGCGAAGTGATGTGAGAAATTCTTGGTTACATCCCTATCGTCATTGGCTATTTAAGCCGAGAGAACATGAAATTGATGTATCGAAAACTAAGTAA
- a CDS encoding Uma2 family endonuclease: protein MILQMPPSQKIIYPDDDGLPMSNNTEQFDWIVMIKENLECLFANAPNVFIAGDLLWYPIEGDNTIRTAPDAMVVFGRPKGRRGSYMQWVEGGIAPQVAFEILSPGNRTSEMAKKLKFYERYGVEEYYLYDPSDIELTGWQRIGNELEVIDAIDGWVSPRLGIRFDLSGEQLELYFPDGKKFTNLKDTSEKLLQAEQQAQLEKQRADRLAAKLRELGIEDEI from the coding sequence ATGATTTTACAAATGCCACCTTCTCAAAAAATTATTTATCCTGACGATGACGGGCTGCCGATGAGCAACAATACTGAGCAATTTGACTGGATTGTAATGATTAAAGAGAACTTGGAATGTCTCTTTGCAAACGCTCCTAATGTATTTATCGCAGGTGATTTACTCTGGTATCCCATTGAAGGTGATAATACGATTCGCACGGCTCCCGATGCGATGGTGGTATTTGGTAGACCGAAAGGCAGACGTGGTTCCTATATGCAATGGGTCGAGGGTGGTATTGCCCCTCAGGTTGCCTTCGAGATTCTTTCTCCAGGCAATAGAACCAGTGAAATGGCAAAGAAGCTGAAGTTTTATGAGCGATATGGCGTTGAGGAATATTATCTTTATGATCCTAGTGATATCGAGTTAACAGGCTGGCAACGCATAGGCAATGAACTAGAGGTAATCGATGCCATTGATGGTTGGGTTAGCCCTAGATTGGGGATTCGTTTTGATCTCAGTGGCGAACAATTAGAGCTTTATTTCCCTGATGGCAAGAAATTCACAAATCTGAAGGACACCTCGGAAAAGTTGCTTCAGGCTGAACAACAAGCTCAACTCGAAAAACAACGTGCCGATCGCTTGGCAGCAAAATTACGAGAACTGGGCATTGAAGATGAAATTTAA
- a CDS encoding RNA-guided endonuclease InsQ/TnpB family protein, which translates to MLVLEAKLKGKTGQYNLIDEAIRTALFVRNKALNLWMDVKDSDKYDLNKYCAVLAKEFKFAKKLNSQARQASAERAWSAINRFFENCKKKISGKKGFPRFKKRGHSVEYKTSGWKLSEDRKHLTLTDGFKIGRLKIIGSRDLNFYQIEQIKRIRLVRRADGYYAQFCVDVDRREEIEPTQTTIGLDVGLNHFYTDSNGQTVENPRILRKSERQLKKLQRKVSKRKKGSANRRKAIKRLAKKHLQVSRQRKDFAVKTARCVVRSNDLIAYEDLQVRNMVKNRKLAKSISDASWSMFRDWVEYFGKVFGKVTVAVPPQYTSQNCSNCGKQVVKTLSQRTHHCGPCGTVLDRDHNAALNILAKGLNTLGHREINACGELDLCQIDASLSGKLSR; encoded by the coding sequence ATGTTAGTCCTCGAAGCAAAACTAAAAGGCAAAACAGGACAGTACAACCTCATCGATGAGGCAATTCGTACTGCTCTGTTTGTGCGGAATAAAGCTTTGAATCTATGGATGGATGTAAAGGATAGCGACAAGTACGATCTCAATAAGTATTGTGCTGTACTTGCCAAAGAGTTTAAATTTGCAAAAAAACTAAACTCACAGGCAAGGCAAGCCAGTGCTGAGAGAGCATGGTCAGCGATTAATCGGTTCTTTGAGAACTGCAAAAAGAAGATATCGGGGAAGAAAGGTTTTCCCAGATTCAAGAAGCGTGGTCATTCTGTGGAATACAAAACTTCAGGATGGAAGCTTAGTGAAGATCGGAAACATCTAACTTTGACTGATGGCTTTAAGATTGGCAGACTCAAAATAATCGGTTCACGTGACCTTAATTTCTACCAGATAGAGCAGATAAAACGAATCAGACTGGTAAGACGGGCTGATGGTTACTATGCTCAATTCTGTGTTGATGTTGATCGGCGTGAAGAAATAGAGCCGACTCAAACCACAATCGGATTGGATGTTGGACTTAATCACTTCTACACTGATAGCAATGGTCAAACAGTCGAAAATCCCAGAATCCTTAGAAAGTCAGAGCGTCAACTCAAAAAATTGCAGCGCAAGGTTTCTAAGCGGAAAAAGGGATCTGCTAATCGTAGAAAAGCAATTAAACGATTAGCTAAAAAGCATTTGCAAGTAAGTAGGCAGCGTAAAGACTTTGCGGTAAAGACTGCAAGGTGCGTAGTGAGGTCTAACGACCTGATTGCTTATGAAGATTTGCAAGTGCGAAATATGGTCAAGAATCGTAAATTAGCTAAATCAATATCTGATGCAAGCTGGTCTATGTTTCGAGATTGGGTTGAGTATTTTGGCAAAGTATTTGGTAAGGTCACGGTTGCAGTGCCGCCACAATATACAAGCCAGAATTGCTCAAACTGCGGTAAGCAAGTTGTCAAAACTTTGAGTCAGCGTACACATCACTGTGGGCCTTGTGGCACTGTATTAGACCGTGACCACAATGCTGCTTTGAATATCTTAGCTAAAGGTCTAAATACCCTAGGGCATAGGGAAATTAACGCCTGTGGAGAGCTCGACCTCTGCCAAATAGATGCAAGTCTATCTGGTAAGTTGTCTCGCTGA
- a CDS encoding ribonuclease HII, with translation MNREDLRSLEITNYPVAGVDEVGRGCLFGEVVAAAVILPIEKMAYLADLGVTDSKKLSVSRREQLDKSIREVAIDYAIGTASVVEIDQINILAASLLAMERAISQLKPQPKHCLIDGNQPLRFQLTAPIPQTTVVKGDSLSISIAAASIVAKVWRDRQMIELAKTYTGYDIATNKGYGTPKHREAIKNLGYTDLHRQTFKIRAAE, from the coding sequence ATGAACCGAGAAGATTTGCGATCGCTAGAAATTACCAACTATCCCGTTGCAGGAGTTGATGAAGTTGGTCGAGGTTGCCTTTTTGGGGAAGTGGTCGCAGCAGCAGTAATTTTGCCTATTGAGAAAATGGCATATTTAGCAGATTTAGGCGTAACTGATAGCAAAAAACTGTCGGTATCAAGGCGTGAGCAGTTAGATAAGAGCATTCGTGAAGTAGCGATCGACTATGCAATTGGGACTGCCTCGGTTGTAGAAATCGACCAGATTAATATTCTCGCCGCCAGTTTATTAGCAATGGAAAGAGCTATTTCTCAACTCAAGCCTCAGCCCAAGCATTGCCTAATTGATGGTAATCAGCCTTTACGCTTTCAACTGACTGCGCCTATTCCCCAAACAACTGTCGTTAAGGGCGATTCTTTATCAATTTCCATCGCGGCGGCGAGTATTGTGGCAAAGGTATGGCGCGATCGGCAAATGATCGAACTTGCCAAAACCTATACAGGATATGACATTGCTACTAATAAAGGCTATGGAACTCCCAAGCATCGCGAAGCGATTAAGAACCTTGGTTACACCGACCTCCATCGCCAAACATTTAAGATCCGTGCAGCAGAATAA